A genomic stretch from Halorhodospira halophila SL1 includes:
- a CDS encoding phenylacetate--CoA ligase family protein, which yields MTPWLVRGLLLPAHERLRGRATLAELAALRRGEQHPDAVYRLRREKLAALLEHCRDRVPFYRARLPANGALEVTDFPVLERDTVREHGDALCSDHYPGRLLPSSTGGSSGRPLTFWTDPVKETRHNAHKLRFRTWFGVRPGDRQVDFWGSPVELNKSSRFRRFKDQYLLNQALCSAHDLSPDRLEAYLRFLGRFRPHLVYGYPTVIARVARHAADHPRLLGGWRPDLVVCTSEMLYPQLREAITAGLGAPPVANEYGSRDAGLTAHECREGRLHIAAEHVWVEVDAPDASGVGDLLITNLDGFGMPLIRYRVGDRGRVSAGACPCGSPLPVLDRLEGRRNDFLVGAEGRRIHGSAANYVLREVPQVVQYRLVQRTDRSLDIQVVADADWGEAEARQVAEGLRRTLGMEVPVRFERVSVIPPSASGKYRWVESEALEP from the coding sequence GTGACCCCCTGGCTGGTCCGTGGGCTCCTGTTGCCCGCCCATGAGCGGCTGCGTGGCCGGGCAACCCTCGCCGAACTGGCGGCCCTGCGTCGGGGCGAGCAGCACCCCGACGCGGTGTACCGGCTGCGTCGCGAGAAGCTGGCGGCCCTCCTGGAGCACTGTCGGGATCGGGTGCCGTTCTATCGGGCGCGGCTGCCCGCTAACGGGGCCCTGGAGGTCACCGATTTCCCAGTGCTCGAGCGGGATACCGTGCGCGAGCACGGCGATGCGCTGTGTAGCGATCACTACCCGGGCAGGCTCCTGCCCTCGTCCACCGGCGGATCTTCGGGGCGTCCGCTCACGTTCTGGACCGATCCGGTCAAGGAGACCCGGCATAACGCCCATAAGCTGCGTTTTCGCACTTGGTTCGGGGTGCGCCCAGGGGATCGGCAAGTGGATTTCTGGGGATCCCCCGTCGAGTTGAACAAGTCGTCGCGGTTTCGCCGGTTCAAGGATCAGTATCTGCTCAACCAGGCGCTGTGTTCGGCGCACGATCTGAGCCCGGATCGGTTGGAGGCTTATTTGCGCTTCCTCGGCCGGTTCCGCCCCCACCTTGTTTACGGCTACCCGACGGTCATCGCCCGGGTGGCACGCCATGCGGCGGATCACCCGCGACTGCTAGGGGGGTGGCGACCCGATTTGGTCGTCTGCACCTCCGAGATGCTCTATCCGCAGCTGCGCGAGGCGATTACAGCGGGCTTGGGAGCGCCGCCGGTGGCCAATGAGTACGGGTCTAGGGATGCCGGGCTGACCGCCCATGAGTGTCGTGAGGGGCGACTGCACATCGCCGCCGAGCACGTATGGGTGGAGGTGGACGCGCCGGACGCCTCCGGGGTGGGCGATCTGCTGATCACCAACCTGGACGGTTTCGGCATGCCCCTGATCCGCTACCGCGTCGGGGATCGAGGCCGGGTCAGCGCTGGAGCCTGTCCCTGCGGCTCGCCGCTGCCGGTGCTCGACCGGTTAGAGGGGCGTCGCAATGATTTCCTCGTGGGGGCGGAGGGACGTCGGATCCACGGCTCAGCGGCGAACTATGTGCTCCGGGAAGTGCCGCAGGTGGTGCAATACCGGCTTGTGCAGCGAACGGACCGGAGCCTGGATATCCAGGTGGTTGCCGATGCCGATTGGGGGGAGGCCGAGGCGCGTCAGGTGGCAGAGGGCCTGCGTCGGACCCTCGGGATGGAGGTGCCGGTGCGTTTCGAGCGGGTTTCCGTGATACCGCCGAGTGCGTCCGGGAAGTATCGCTGGGTGGAAAGCGAGGCGCTTGAGCCGTGA
- a CDS encoding glycosyltransferase family 4 protein, which yields MRILYHHRTRAEDAQGVHIRALVDAFRALGHTVDIVEPRSLRRTPGRARGSRSERIEKDGQGEGAGQREAAAEAGPTLAGRAIPHWLYELLALAYNGPAFALLLARVLARRPDLIYERYSLFSFAGLLVARLIRRPFILEVNAPLSLELEAHGGLVWRRAAQWIEDWLCRSATRTVVVSHAMARIFIERGVPEGRLLVLPNGVDGSVFHPGVDGDAIRARYGLTGCQVVGFVGWIRPWHGVDGLLEAMAPRLHGGSAARLLIVGDGPAVPALQRQAEALGITKRVVFTGPVERSEIPAHIAALDVAVQPDVTAYASPIKLFEYLGVGRAVVAPDRPNIREVVEDGVTARLFPPNNWQALADRLVELLEDPAARETLAGNGAHRIHQHGYTWLENARRVITAAEAANGRRVPEGVS from the coding sequence GTGAGGATTCTCTACCACCATCGCACCCGGGCCGAGGACGCGCAGGGCGTGCACATCCGCGCGCTGGTCGATGCGTTTCGCGCGCTTGGCCATACCGTGGATATCGTCGAGCCGCGATCGTTGCGGCGAACACCGGGAAGAGCACGAGGGTCGCGCTCTGAGCGCATCGAAAAGGATGGGCAGGGGGAGGGGGCCGGGCAACGGGAAGCGGCCGCCGAAGCCGGTCCGACCCTGGCCGGTCGGGCGATCCCGCACTGGCTCTATGAGCTGCTGGCACTGGCCTACAACGGCCCGGCGTTCGCCCTGCTCCTCGCGCGTGTGCTGGCACGGCGCCCCGATCTGATCTACGAACGGTATTCGCTGTTCTCCTTCGCGGGACTGTTGGTGGCCCGGCTGATCCGTCGCCCCTTCATCCTCGAGGTCAATGCGCCGCTCAGCCTCGAGCTTGAGGCCCACGGGGGGCTGGTCTGGCGCCGGGCGGCGCAGTGGATCGAAGACTGGCTCTGTCGATCGGCAACCCGCACGGTGGTGGTTAGTCACGCCATGGCGCGGATCTTTATCGAGCGTGGCGTGCCGGAAGGGCGGCTGCTGGTGTTGCCCAACGGGGTGGACGGCTCGGTCTTCCATCCCGGGGTCGATGGCGATGCCATCCGGGCACGCTACGGGCTGACGGGCTGCCAGGTGGTGGGCTTCGTCGGCTGGATCCGCCCATGGCACGGCGTGGATGGGTTGCTGGAGGCGATGGCGCCGCGGCTGCACGGCGGGAGTGCGGCGCGGTTGTTGATTGTTGGCGACGGCCCCGCGGTACCGGCGCTGCAGCGACAGGCCGAAGCGCTGGGGATTACCAAGCGGGTGGTCTTCACTGGGCCGGTCGAGCGCTCGGAGATCCCGGCACACATCGCTGCCTTGGATGTTGCCGTGCAGCCCGACGTGACCGCCTACGCCTCACCGATCAAGCTCTTCGAGTATCTGGGTGTCGGCCGAGCGGTGGTTGCCCCGGATCGGCCCAATATCCGCGAAGTCGTCGAGGACGGGGTGACCGCACGCCTCTTCCCGCCCAACAACTGGCAGGCCCTTGCGGACCGCCTGGTCGAACTGCTCGAAGACCCTGCGGCCCGAGAGACCCTGGCCGGGAACGGCGCCCACCGGATCCACCAGCACGGCTACACCTGGCTCGAGAATGCACGACGCGTGATCACGGCGGCCGAGGCTGCTAACGGTCGGCGCGTTCCCGAGGGGGTGTCGTAG
- a CDS encoding XrtA/PEP-CTERM system amidotransferase → MCGLVGILDHALEGGRAGDEALLRRMTESLAHRGPDDSSIHQEAGVGLGHRRLSIIDRAGGQQPLANEDGRVITVFNGEIYNHAELRSTLEQRGHDFATRCDTEVIVHAWEEWGERCVEHFRGMFSLAVWDRNEQALFLARDRLGIKPLCYAELPDGRVLFASEIKALLACAEVPRDLDPRAIEDYFAYGYVPDPRSIFAAVRKLPPGHTLLLRRGEPMGPPRQYWDATFDSSSDRSLSAEQAGEALVAQLREAVDIRLEAEVPLGAFLSGGVDSSVVVALMSELSDRPVDACSIAFRDPHYDEAEHAGKVAGHLGLNHHIHKVDSERFDLIDELALLFDEPFADPSALPTYEVSRIARQHVTVALSGDGGDEVLAGYRRYRGYQREARLRGRLPDGLRRGLFGSLARWYPKADWAPKYLRGKATFQALAADPVAGYLRSVAVVDDDQRARLFSQRFQRELQGYHAAEVLRGHAAEAPTHDPLAFVQYLDLKTWLPGDILTKVDRASMAHGLEVRVPLLDHRFMEWAGRLPTDLKVRNQQGKWLLKRAFEDRLPHDVLYRTKQGFNMPIAEWFRGPLRQRLREAVLGKRLMDSGYFDASRLRTLVDEHQSGRSNHARPLWALLMLESFLRRCVEGAR, encoded by the coding sequence GTGTGCGGGTTAGTCGGAATCCTGGATCACGCCCTGGAAGGCGGGCGCGCCGGCGACGAGGCGCTTTTGCGGCGCATGACCGAGAGCCTGGCCCACCGGGGACCGGACGATTCGAGTATCCATCAGGAGGCCGGGGTCGGGCTCGGCCACCGTCGCTTGTCAATCATCGATCGCGCGGGGGGGCAGCAGCCGCTTGCCAATGAAGATGGCCGGGTGATCACCGTCTTCAACGGCGAGATCTACAACCATGCCGAGCTGCGGTCGACACTGGAGCAGCGCGGGCACGACTTCGCCACGCGCTGTGATACCGAGGTCATTGTGCACGCCTGGGAGGAGTGGGGCGAGCGTTGCGTCGAGCACTTCCGCGGGATGTTCAGCCTGGCGGTCTGGGATCGCAATGAGCAGGCGTTATTCCTGGCCCGCGATCGGCTCGGGATCAAGCCCCTGTGCTACGCCGAACTCCCCGACGGACGGGTGCTGTTCGCGTCCGAGATCAAGGCCCTGCTGGCCTGCGCCGAGGTGCCGAGAGACCTCGATCCGAGGGCGATCGAGGATTACTTCGCCTACGGTTATGTGCCGGATCCGCGGAGCATCTTTGCGGCCGTACGCAAGCTGCCGCCGGGGCATACGTTATTGCTACGCCGCGGTGAACCGATGGGGCCCCCGCGACAGTATTGGGACGCTACGTTCGATAGCAGCTCAGATCGCTCGTTGTCGGCGGAGCAGGCCGGCGAGGCGTTGGTCGCGCAGCTACGCGAGGCGGTGGACATCCGTCTTGAGGCCGAGGTCCCTCTGGGCGCTTTCCTCTCCGGCGGGGTCGACTCCAGTGTCGTGGTGGCGTTGATGAGCGAACTCAGTGACCGTCCGGTGGATGCGTGCTCCATTGCCTTCCGCGATCCGCATTACGACGAGGCGGAGCACGCCGGGAAGGTGGCCGGGCACCTGGGCCTCAACCACCACATCCACAAGGTGGATTCGGAGCGTTTCGACCTGATCGACGAGTTGGCGCTGCTCTTCGACGAGCCCTTCGCCGACCCGTCGGCTCTTCCTACCTACGAGGTCAGCCGGATCGCGCGGCAGCACGTTACGGTGGCGCTATCCGGGGACGGGGGCGATGAGGTGCTGGCGGGGTACCGACGCTACCGCGGTTATCAGCGGGAGGCCCGGCTGCGGGGGCGGCTACCGGATGGCCTTCGACGAGGTCTGTTCGGGTCGCTGGCCCGCTGGTACCCGAAGGCCGACTGGGCACCTAAGTACCTGCGTGGCAAGGCGACTTTCCAGGCGCTGGCGGCGGATCCGGTGGCCGGGTATCTGCGCAGCGTCGCGGTGGTCGATGACGATCAGCGCGCCCGGCTGTTCTCGCAGCGGTTTCAGCGCGAACTGCAGGGGTACCACGCCGCCGAGGTGCTGCGTGGCCACGCCGCCGAGGCACCGACCCACGACCCGCTCGCCTTTGTGCAGTACCTGGATCTCAAAACCTGGTTGCCGGGCGACATCCTGACCAAGGTGGATCGGGCAAGCATGGCCCACGGGCTGGAGGTGCGGGTGCCGCTGCTCGATCACCGGTTCATGGAGTGGGCGGGGCGGTTGCCTACGGATCTCAAGGTCCGCAATCAGCAGGGCAAGTGGCTCCTCAAGCGGGCCTTCGAGGATCGCCTGCCCCACGATGTCCTCTACCGCACCAAGCAGGGGTTCAATATGCCCATCGCGGAGTGGTTTCGCGGACCGCTGCGCCAGCGGCTCCGCGAAGCCGTGCTCGGCAAACGGCTGATGGACAGCGGTTACTTCGATGCGAGCCGGTTGCGCACCCTGGTCGATGAACACCAGTCCGGGCGAAGCAATCACGCCCGTCCGCTGTGGGCCCTGCTGATGCTGGAGTCCTTCCTGCGCCGCTGTGTGGAGGGGGCGCGGTGA
- a CDS encoding XrtA system polysaccharide chain length determinant: protein MGLEQLYQHIIQQLRASWRRRWWLIPVAWAVCLVGWAYINTLPDVYQSSSRVYVNSQTVLEPLLRGMTVRPDTEQRVRMMTVTLLSNDNLREIARQADLDVLLNQDNEQALIGTLRGGIQLDGGRRDNIYTIAFSHRDPEVAYRVVRETSNLFMERGLGDSRVDLASSQTFIERQLQRYASQLQNKEAELESFKRENHSLLSAGGNYYTRLERARDALEQAQLERDEHAQRLETLQARLEKDRQSPIAEDAHLSNPRLDQRISRLESQLDEMRRHFTDAHPDVAQTRRILKELEERRREETRMALADPARSVEGVVGSPLRLALVDAESHAASLETRVQEHKRRVENIAALVDQVPAIESRFNALKRDHEVLQQSYRQLLTTRERAAMTGSVETETAAVDFRVLEPPTRPSSPSAPDRPLLASGVLLLGLGAGSGLAYLLAQLRGTVTSTARLAEITRRPVLGSVTRVPTPNRRRRQRLELMIFAGILGTLFVAYLMVLAYYGGGGLWPF, encoded by the coding sequence GTGGGTTTAGAGCAACTCTATCAGCACATTATCCAGCAGCTGCGCGCCTCCTGGCGGCGCCGGTGGTGGCTGATCCCGGTCGCGTGGGCGGTCTGCCTGGTCGGCTGGGCTTACATCAACACCTTACCCGATGTCTATCAGTCTTCAAGCCGCGTCTACGTAAACTCTCAGACCGTGCTCGAACCCCTGTTACGCGGTATGACCGTCCGTCCGGACACAGAGCAGCGCGTCCGCATGATGACTGTAACCCTTCTCAGCAACGACAACCTCAGGGAGATCGCTCGCCAAGCGGATCTCGATGTCCTGCTCAACCAGGATAATGAACAAGCGTTGATCGGCACCTTGCGCGGCGGCATTCAATTGGACGGTGGCCGGCGCGATAACATCTACACCATCGCCTTTTCCCACCGGGATCCCGAGGTCGCCTATCGGGTCGTCCGCGAGACCTCCAATCTGTTCATGGAGCGCGGCCTTGGCGACTCGCGGGTTGATCTCGCCTCCTCGCAGACGTTCATCGAGCGACAGCTCCAACGTTACGCCAGTCAGCTGCAGAACAAGGAGGCTGAGCTTGAATCCTTCAAGCGTGAGAACCATTCGCTGCTCAGCGCTGGCGGCAACTATTACACCCGGCTGGAGCGCGCTCGCGACGCCCTTGAGCAGGCACAGCTCGAGCGGGACGAACACGCCCAACGTTTAGAAACTCTGCAGGCCAGGCTCGAAAAAGACAGACAATCCCCCATTGCCGAGGACGCGCATTTGAGTAACCCCCGGCTGGACCAACGGATCAGCCGGCTGGAATCCCAGCTCGATGAGATGCGGCGCCACTTCACGGATGCCCACCCGGACGTCGCCCAAACTCGACGCATCCTCAAGGAGCTTGAGGAGCGGCGCCGTGAAGAAACCCGCATGGCTCTCGCAGATCCCGCTCGGTCCGTCGAGGGCGTTGTCGGCAGCCCGCTCCGGTTGGCATTGGTTGACGCAGAAAGCCATGCTGCTTCGCTGGAAACCCGCGTTCAAGAGCATAAGCGGCGCGTGGAGAACATCGCCGCGCTTGTCGATCAGGTTCCTGCCATCGAATCCCGATTCAATGCCTTAAAGCGCGACCACGAGGTGCTGCAGCAAAGCTATCGCCAACTGCTGACCACCCGCGAGCGGGCCGCCATGACCGGGTCCGTCGAGACCGAGACGGCTGCCGTCGATTTCCGGGTCCTGGAGCCGCCGACACGGCCGAGTTCGCCGTCCGCACCCGATCGCCCCCTGCTTGCGAGCGGTGTCCTCCTGCTAGGCCTCGGCGCCGGCTCCGGACTGGCCTACCTGCTCGCTCAGTTGCGCGGCACCGTCACCTCCACCGCACGCCTGGCGGAGATCACCCGTCGCCCCGTACTGGGCTCGGTCACCCGGGTCCCGACCCCGAACCGGCGGCGGCGTCAACGGCTCGAGCTCATGATCTTTGCAGGGATCCTCGGAACCCTCTTTGTGGCCTATCTGATGGTGTTGGCGTACTACGGCGGCGGGGGGTTGTGGCCGTTCTAG
- a CDS encoding glycosyltransferase, translating into MTGGQVSDRRQGPRVVVFTRVYPNEAQPTFGVFVRERMTRVADSLPVVVVAPVPWFPGEGIVRRWRPWYRPSVAYCEEQAGTTVYHPRFLCLPGVLKSLDGLFQALGALPTLRRLRRRGQLDLLDAHFIYPDGVAAWLAAWWLGCPYTVTLRGTIVRISRTRVRRFLARRALRHAARVFSVSESLRSVALGMEPQRSVEVVPNGINLALFGPEDRMACRRALGIPERAQVLITVGTLNERKGFHRVIELMPSLDEQIGDLHYLAVGGGSPDGNDEQRLRDLAKDLGVAERVHFAGAVASERLRFYYAAADLFVLPTRFEGWANVFLEAAACGLPTVTTDVGGNAEVIAHDQLGTLVPFGDTEALRRAIVEALAYDWDRQVILDYAQANAWQTRIPSLVDKLEAAADGAGQGARRPAGGGGEGPCR; encoded by the coding sequence GTGACGGGCGGCCAAGTATCGGATCGCCGGCAAGGGCCGCGCGTGGTGGTCTTCACCCGCGTTTACCCCAACGAGGCGCAGCCCACCTTCGGGGTCTTCGTGCGCGAGCGTATGACCCGGGTGGCCGATTCCCTGCCGGTGGTTGTGGTGGCACCGGTACCTTGGTTTCCGGGGGAGGGTATCGTCCGGCGCTGGAGGCCGTGGTATCGGCCCTCTGTGGCGTATTGCGAGGAACAAGCCGGGACGACCGTCTACCACCCGCGTTTCCTCTGCCTGCCGGGTGTGCTGAAAAGCCTCGACGGTCTGTTCCAGGCCCTCGGGGCGTTGCCCACCCTGCGGCGGCTGCGCCGAAGGGGTCAGCTCGATTTGCTCGACGCGCATTTCATCTACCCGGACGGGGTGGCCGCCTGGCTCGCCGCTTGGTGGCTGGGCTGCCCTTACACGGTGACCCTGCGGGGGACCATCGTGCGGATCTCGCGCACCCGGGTGCGCCGTTTCCTGGCGCGGCGAGCGCTACGCCATGCCGCGCGGGTCTTCTCGGTTTCGGAGTCGCTGCGCAGTGTGGCGCTGGGGATGGAGCCGCAGCGGTCCGTGGAGGTCGTTCCGAACGGGATCAACCTGGCGCTATTCGGGCCTGAGGATCGGATGGCCTGCCGGCGAGCGCTCGGGATCCCGGAGCGTGCCCAAGTGTTGATTACGGTCGGGACGCTGAACGAGCGCAAGGGGTTTCATCGGGTGATCGAGCTGATGCCGTCCCTGGACGAGCAGATCGGCGACCTCCACTACCTGGCTGTGGGAGGGGGGAGCCCCGACGGCAATGACGAACAGCGCCTGCGGGATCTGGCAAAAGATCTGGGGGTGGCGGAGCGTGTGCACTTTGCCGGTGCGGTGGCCTCGGAGCGCCTTCGCTTTTACTACGCGGCGGCGGACCTTTTCGTGCTCCCCACCCGTTTCGAAGGGTGGGCGAATGTCTTCCTCGAGGCGGCCGCCTGCGGGCTGCCTACGGTGACCACCGATGTCGGGGGTAACGCCGAGGTGATCGCTCACGACCAGCTCGGGACGCTGGTGCCGTTCGGGGATACGGAGGCGCTGCGCCGGGCCATTGTTGAGGCCCTGGCGTATGACTGGGATCGGCAGGTGATCCTGGACTACGCGCAGGCGAACGCCTGGCAGACCCGGATCCCCTCCTTGGTGGACAAGCTCGAGGCCGCCGCTGACGGCGCCGGGCAGGGTGCGCGTCGGCCTGCCGGCGGGGGCGGGGAGGGTCCGTGCCGGTGA
- a CDS encoding SAM-dependent methyltransferase, giving the protein MEWVEQRLGQRIRRGTLELHYDDGEQRVYGDGGPPHGVMRLHRRRTLRRIALDPEFMLGQTYMDGDWSPGEGGLLSVLEVLLHNFPPPRNGGLKGWLIWASRPLQQWNRAAAARRNVASHYDLDDWLFQNFLDTDMHYSCAYFRDPEMDLESAQRAKAAHIRHKLCLRPGDRVLDIGCGWGSMAIHLARHEQVQVVGLTLSREQQRLAQERVRQAGVADRVEIRLQDYRDVTGPFERIVSVGMFEHVGVPFYDTYFDTIRRLLTEDGVALVHSIGRFNPPGVTNPWIRRYIFPGGYIPATSEVMESVERVGIRTTDIEVLRLHYAYTLAHWQKRFQRIRGRVAEAKSESFCRMWEFYLAVSEAAFRWRGMMVLQLQLARQQDAVPLTRDYLYSGEREERRWPEPSRIAS; this is encoded by the coding sequence ATGGAATGGGTGGAGCAACGACTTGGCCAACGCATCCGCCGCGGAACCCTGGAGCTGCATTACGATGACGGCGAGCAGCGGGTCTACGGCGACGGTGGCCCACCGCACGGCGTCATGCGTCTCCACCGCCGTCGCACCCTGCGGCGGATCGCACTCGATCCGGAGTTCATGCTCGGTCAGACCTACATGGACGGCGACTGGAGCCCTGGTGAAGGCGGGCTCCTGTCTGTACTGGAGGTCCTCCTGCACAACTTTCCGCCGCCGCGGAACGGGGGCCTCAAGGGCTGGCTGATCTGGGCCTCGCGCCCGCTGCAGCAGTGGAACCGCGCAGCAGCCGCGCGGCGCAACGTCGCCTCCCATTACGACCTGGACGACTGGCTGTTCCAGAACTTCCTGGACACCGACATGCACTACTCCTGCGCCTATTTCCGGGATCCCGAGATGGATCTGGAATCGGCCCAGCGGGCCAAGGCCGCCCACATTCGTCACAAGCTCTGCCTGCGCCCGGGGGACCGAGTTCTGGACATCGGCTGCGGCTGGGGGTCGATGGCCATCCATCTGGCCCGGCACGAACAGGTGCAGGTGGTGGGCCTGACCCTCTCCCGCGAGCAGCAGCGTCTGGCCCAGGAGCGGGTCCGGCAGGCTGGCGTGGCCGATCGCGTCGAGATCCGGCTGCAAGACTACCGGGACGTCACCGGACCGTTCGAGCGCATCGTTAGCGTCGGCATGTTCGAGCACGTGGGCGTTCCCTTCTACGACACCTACTTCGACACCATCCGCCGACTGCTGACCGAGGACGGCGTGGCCCTGGTCCACAGCATCGGACGTTTCAATCCGCCGGGGGTCACCAACCCATGGATCCGGCGCTATATCTTCCCGGGCGGCTACATCCCCGCCACCTCCGAGGTCATGGAGTCGGTAGAGCGGGTGGGAATCCGCACCACCGACATCGAGGTGCTGCGGTTGCACTACGCCTACACCCTGGCCCACTGGCAGAAGCGCTTTCAGCGCATCCGCGGGCGAGTGGCCGAGGCCAAGAGCGAGTCCTTTTGCCGCATGTGGGAGTTCTACCTCGCGGTCAGCGAGGCCGCCTTCCGCTGGCGCGGGATGATGGTCCTGCAGCTGCAGCTGGCGCGGCAGCAAGACGCAGTGCCTTTGACACGCGATTACCTTTACAGTGGGGAGCGCGAAGAGCGTCGATGGCCGGAGCCGTCACGCATTGCAAGTTAA
- a CDS encoding DUF4870 domain-containing protein, whose translation MSEDMNDKSTKKTSETSTKSSTTKSTGSTAKAGATKSESAKSEAAKSGTVETAAEQGSASKGTSSTTGKASSSASTSSSTASGSAASGSSKSSSDSGEAFLGNSGLPRHFAAGLSYVGGPITGAIFLLLDRADPFVRFHAAQSLAISAVIAVIWICVAILNAAFAGMPLVFWVGLIGLLFMAFNAFQSKDWEVPVLGEYSQKLSDKVSPEDKTD comes from the coding sequence ATGAGCGAGGACATGAACGACAAGTCGACCAAGAAAACCTCGGAAACGAGCACCAAGAGCAGCACCACCAAATCCACGGGAAGCACGGCCAAGGCCGGCGCCACCAAGTCCGAGAGCGCCAAGTCCGAGGCTGCCAAGTCGGGCACGGTGGAGACCGCCGCTGAGCAGGGCAGTGCCAGCAAGGGCACCAGCAGCACGACCGGCAAGGCGAGCAGCTCCGCCTCGACCAGCAGCTCCACGGCCTCGGGCTCTGCGGCTTCCGGCTCCAGCAAGAGCAGCAGCGACAGCGGCGAGGCCTTCCTCGGCAATTCCGGGCTACCGCGTCACTTCGCCGCCGGTCTGTCCTATGTCGGCGGGCCCATTACGGGTGCCATCTTCCTGCTGCTCGATCGCGCCGACCCGTTCGTGCGTTTCCACGCCGCACAGTCGCTGGCGATTTCCGCCGTCATTGCCGTGATCTGGATCTGCGTGGCAATCCTCAACGCCGCCTTCGCCGGGATGCCCCTGGTGTTCTGGGTGGGTCTGATCGGCCTGCTGTTCATGGCCTTCAACGCGTTCCAGAGCAAGGACTGGGAGGTTCCGGTCCTCGGCGAGTACTCGCAGAAGCTCTCCGACAAGGTGTCGCCTGAGGACAAGACCGACTAA
- a CDS encoding Crp/Fnr family transcriptional regulator, which produces MPASIANILSDQEFFSGLERAHVEFLAECAAARSLEQDEVLFRNGDAADAFYLIRSGGVVLEVPAISGPTLEVQRLGADQIIGWSWLIPPYRWNFNARAEDTTELLVFDGAAVIARCEADPAFGYQILKRFSALMSERLDVARQRMMDQWNPPGFA; this is translated from the coding sequence ATGCCCGCATCCATCGCCAACATCCTGTCCGATCAGGAGTTCTTCTCAGGGTTGGAGCGTGCCCACGTCGAGTTCCTGGCCGAATGCGCGGCTGCGCGCTCCTTGGAGCAGGACGAGGTCCTGTTCCGCAACGGCGACGCCGCGGACGCCTTCTACCTGATCCGCTCCGGCGGCGTCGTCCTCGAGGTCCCCGCCATCAGCGGGCCCACGCTGGAGGTTCAGCGCCTGGGGGCGGATCAGATCATCGGTTGGTCCTGGTTGATTCCTCCGTACCGCTGGAACTTCAACGCCCGCGCCGAGGACACCACCGAATTGCTGGTGTTTGACGGCGCGGCGGTTATCGCCCGCTGTGAGGCGGATCCGGCTTTTGGATACCAGATCCTGAAACGCTTTTCGGCGCTGATGTCGGAACGATTAGATGTGGCAAGACAGCGCATGATGGACCAGTGGAACCCTCCGGGGTTCGCTTGA